A region of Cucumis melo cultivar AY chromosome 2, USDA_Cmelo_AY_1.0, whole genome shotgun sequence DNA encodes the following proteins:
- the LOC103491983 gene encoding uncharacterized protein LOC103491983, with the protein MGNAVSPCLISISISLRRHRPSAVKLVFTDGPTKFLVGNHHFAGEIMFQFPDMMVCHAESFFIGHPIPSLSIDDELLVGETYLVLPIDRFASVDVLSTSSLAMIGAGNMSAEKFSGPCPFEYVRGTNGRVLIKVMPEFIVRLISPAAVDGGESGGGGGGFLCSTPELKKHYDQLVGSTKGQVWSPKLETISEYKIRYSPCRFVGFKLKQKEG; encoded by the coding sequence ATGGGCAATGCAGTCTCTCCATGTCTTATCTCCATTTCCATCTCCCTCCGCCGCCATCGTCCCTCCGCCGTGAAGCTCGTCTTCACCGATGGCCCCACCAAATTCCTCGTCGGTAACCACCACTTCGCCGGTGAGATTATGTTCCAATTTCCTGACATGATGGTCTGCCATGCCGAATCCTTCTTCATCGGTCACCCAATCCCATCTCTATCCATCGACGACGAGCTTCTTGTTGGCGAAACCTACTTGGTTCTCCCCATCGACCGGTTTGCCTCCGTCGATGTTCTCTCTACCTCGTCTCTCGCTATGATTGGTGCAGGTAACATGTCGGCGGAGAAATTCTCCGGTCCGTGCCCGTTCGAGTACGTACGAGGCACAAATGGGAGAGTTTTGATTAAGGTGATGCCGGAGTTTATTGTTAGGTTGATATCTCCGGCAGCCGTGGACGGCGGAGAAAGCGGCGGAGGAGGTGGTGGGTTTCTTTGTAGTACGCCGGAGTTGAAGAAACATTACGATCAACTTGTTGGATCAACGAAAGGGCAAGTTTGGTCGCCGAAATTGGAGACTATATCGGAGTATAAAATTAGGTATTCGCCTTGTAGATTTGTAGGGTTTAAACTTAAACAAAAAGAAGGCTAA